The Brachyspira hyodysenteriae ATCC 27164 sequence TACTTTCTCAATTAGGATAAAATTTTATATTATCATAATTTTTAGTGCCGTAATTTTGGAAAACATAATTAAACTTCTTGTTTATATAAATAATCATTATACTAAGATAATAATTTATGCCTATTACATTTTTTATCGTAGTAATTATTTTTATGATTTTTTTACAAAAAAGTGATTTTTTAGGAGAATATATAGTAAATAAATATAAGATACAAAAATATATTATGAAAAATATAATTTATATTTTAAAATATTTTCAAGCAAATTATTTTTTTTTCGATATTTATGGAAGCATAATGCTATATTTTACAACTATACTTGCAATAAAATTCATATATTGTTAAAATAAGCGTAAGTATTAGTATGTAAAGAGTGTTATAATGAGATTAGACTATATAAGACCATTTACAGATGCGTCCAATGAAATATTACAAAATTATATTAAAGATGGAATAAAAATTGGAGATATAACTTTAAAAGGTGATTTTGTAAATGCTTCTGGTATTATAGCTATAGTAGCATTATCAAATGATATAGTCGGTCATTTTATAATAGATATGAAATTAGAAACTGCTAAAAAAATAGTTTCTATAATGAATGACAGAGAAATAAAAGATATTGATAAATTATCATTATCTACACTGCAAGAACTTGTTAATTTAATAGCAGGACTTGCTGTAACAAAATTAGAAACAGACGGATATGATGTTGATATATCACCGCCTGTTATTATGAAAAGCAAAAATTTGGAAGTTTCGATAAGCGATTCGGAATTTCTGCATATAAAATTAGATACCTCTATTGGCGATTTTAATATATTAGTTGCCGTAGAATCAGAAAAGGAGTAAAGAAATATGTCTGACATTAATACAAAAGAAGCTGATGGTATAAATGAATTTGGAAAACCATACAAAGTTCTAATCGTAGATGACTCTGCATTTGTTGTTAAACAATTACAGCAAATCTTTGTATCTGAACAATACAACGTAGTCGGCACTGCAGAAAACGGAGAAGAAGGCGTCCTTATGTATAAAGAATACAAGCCAGACTTAGTAACTATGGATATTACAATGCCTAAAATGGATGGTATTACTGCATTGACTAAAATAATAGAATACGATAAAAATGCTAAAGTTGTTATGGTTAGTGCTTTAGGTAAAGAAGATATGGTAAAAAAAGCACTTCTAGCTGGTGCTAAAAACTATATTACTAAACCTTTGGACAGAAAAAAAGTTCTTGAACGTATAAAAATGGTTCTTACAAAAAAACAATAATAATTTATTGCCTATTTGCTTGGAATAATTTATTTTGAATGAGCTAAAATTAACCGACAAACAATTTGATCTGTTTAAAGATTTTGTATATAGAGAAAGCGGTATATGTTTTAATGTTATCAATAAAATTATTTTAGAATCAAGAATAGCTTCTTCTATGAAAGATAGAAATCTTGATGTAGTGGAAGATTACTATAAACTTGTTTCTTCTGACAAAGAAGAATTAAAAAAATTTTTAGATAACATTACTACAAATCTTACTAAATTTTTTAGGAATGAGCCGAACTTTAAATTGTTAAAAAATTATGTTCTGCCAAAAATAATGACATATAAAAAACCTGGAGAACAAATAAGAATTTGGAGTGCCGGCTGTTCTACAGGTGAAGAGCCCTACTCTATAGCAATAACTTGTTTGGAAACACCTGGTATAAAAGACAAAGATATTAAGATATTTGCTAGTGATTTGTCTCTTAACTCCTTGGTAGCTGCCAAGGAAGGAAGATATGAAGGGCATAAAGTTGAAAATGTGCCAAAAGAATATTTAAATAAATATTTTGATAAATTATCTTCCGGAGAATATTCTATAAAAAATGATATAAAAAAATTAATAACTTTTGATTATCATAATTTAAGACATAGAGGCAGCCAGTCAAATATGGATGTCATTTTTTGCAGGAATGTTCTCATATACTTTGATAATGAGTCTGTTAAACTTACAGTTAATAGATTTTATGATATACTAAATGAACATGGATTTTTATTTATAGGACATAGCGAATCACTATTCGGACTCGATACTAAATTTAAATTTAATAATATAGATAATTCCATAGTATATACTAAAAATTAGGAGTTTTATTAATGTTTTCAAAAAGAAATGATAATACAGAATCTAATTCTATTATAGGTGAAGGATCTTTCTTCAAAGGTGAATTTACATTAAACGGTACATTGAGAATAGACGGATGTTATGAAGGCGAAAAATTAGAAGTAGATAATGTTTTTGTAGGCGCCACAGGAAAAGTGAAATCAAATATAAAAGCTGTTTCTGCAGTTATAGAAGGTATAATCATCGGAAATATAGAGGCAAAGAACAGAGTGATGCTTATGCCTACAAGCAGAGTACTTGGGGAAATAAGAACTCCTGAATTAATAATACAAAATGGAGTTATATTAGAAGGATTATGTATAGTATCCCAAGATCCGCTTACTAATCCTAAAGAAACAATTTTAGAATTATATAATAATGGTAATACAGATAATCAAAATTAATTTATTGGATTATATTAAATAATAATGCCTTACCTATATAACGTTGAAAAAAAGATTAGCATACATATCATAGTAATAACTTTAATTGCTGCAATAACTGTAATAGGAACTGCATATTTATTCACTTCTAACTATATAGAAAAGAAAAGATTAAAATCCATATATAATTATATGGAATCAGAAGATTATAATAATGCTTCATTCCTATTCAATGATCTTTACAGTAAAAGACCTTTAAATAAAAATATATTAATAACAGGAATAGATTTATACTATGATATTCTTATAAGATCTGATAAAAAAGAAATAATAGTAAATGCAAGTGAAAATATTATAAGATATGCTAATCAGCTATTATTATCTTTTAAATTTATAAAAAATAAAAATATCATACATCAAAGATTGGCTTATAGTTATCAAAGATTGGGGCAAGCATATTATATTGATTCATATAATTCATATATAGATGCAATAAATGAAGGAGATAATAGAACTTCAACAGCTATAGAGTTATCTAAAATTTGCTATGAAATAGGATTATTTAAAGATGCTGTAAAATATTTAGAAAATGCTATTGACAGAGAATTAAGAATAAATACTGATAAATTTATAAATATGGAATTATATTATGAACTTGCAAATGCCTATGAGGGTGATAAAGATTATACAAAAGCTATACAAATATTATCTTCTATGGACGGTAAATTTAATAATAATATCATCTTAGAATCAAAAACTTATTTCAAATTAGGAAATTTATATTACAGACAAGGATTATATAAAGAAAGTGAATTTTTTTACAAAAAGGCATTAGAGATAGATGAAAAAAATCCTGATTTATATTATAGTATAGGAACATTATATTTAGAAACTAAAAGAAGAAATGAAGCTGTAAAAATGTTTAGAGAAGCTATAAAAATAGATAATTCGTATAAGCCCGCTAGGGATACTTTAAGGAGATTGTAATAAATGTTTAACTGGTTATACAATATGTTCTCAAGTGATATGGGAATAGACTTAGGTACTGCTAATACTCTTGTATATGTTAAAGGAGAAGGAATTGTTTTGGCTGAACCTTCAGTGGTAGCTATAGAAAAAAGTACAGGAAATGTAATAGCAGTTGGAAATGAAGCTAAGCAAATGTTGGGTAAAGTACCTAACTCTATAGCAGCAATAAGACCTATGAGAGATGGAGTTATTGCTGACTTTGAAACTGTTGAAAAGATGATAAGATACTTTATCAATAAAGTACATAATAAAAGAACTTTGGTAAAGCCTAGAATAGCTATAGGTATACCTACAGGAATTACTGAGGTAGAAAGAAGAGCTGTAAGAGAAAGCTGCGAACAGGCTGGAGCTAGAACTATATTCTTAATAGAACAGGCAAGAGCTGCTGCTATTGGAGCTGATATGCCTATAAATGAACCTCATGGAAACATGATCATAGAGATAGGCGGAGGTACTACTGAAGTTGCTGTTCTTTCACTTGGAAGTATGGTAAGAAGTGCTTCTATAAGGGTTGGAGGAGATGAGCTTGATGATGCTATTATCAAATACATGCAAAGAACTCATAACCTATATATCGGTGAAAAAACTGCTGAAGAAATTAAAATCAATATAGGACATGCTTATAAAGGCGATATATCAAAAACTATGGATATTAGAGGAAGAGATTCCGTATCAGGACTTCCTAAAACTCTTACTATAAATAGTGCAGAAATTAAAGATGCTATAGCTGATATATTAATAGAAATATTAGAAGCTGTAAAATCTGTACTTAATCAAACACCTCCTGAAATTTCTGCAGATATTGTAGAAAGAGGTATAGTTATGAGCGGCGGTACTTCCCTACTTCCTGGTTTTACTGATTTAATTTCTATGGAAACAGGAGTACCTGTAATTCTTGCTGAGAGTCCTCTTACTTGCGTTGCTATAGGATGCGGTAAATTTATAGAGGAAACTAAGAATTTAAAGAATTATAGAAGATACTCATAACCGGAAAAATTATAAAAGTTTTATTAATATAGCCGATATTCATATACGTGAAACTTTTTATAAAACATAAATTATTAACTTTATATATACTGCTAAACCTTGTAGCAGGAATGCTGATGGTACTGAATAGAAGTAATTTCGTATTTAATTTACAGTCTATTTATGCACTTGGTGTATACCCTATTCAAAGTGCAACAAAAAGTGTATCAAGAGCTTTTGTATATCTCTATACCAGCATAACAGATATATTTACACTTCAAAGTCAAGTGCAGATATTAAGAGACAGAATAGCTGAATTAAGCGGTGCTGCTTTAGAATATGAACAGTTAAGTGCTGAAAATGAAAGACTTAGAGGATTATTAAATGAAGCTCCTACAGATGAATATCCTTTGGAATATGCTGAAATAGTTTCTAAAGACCCTCAGAACTTCTACACTACAATAGTTATAAATAAAGGCAGTGCTCATGGAATAGTAGTAGGAATGCCTGTTATATCTTATCAAAACGGATATAAAGGTTTAGTAGGAAAAGTTGTTGAGGTTAGAAGATACAACAGTAGAATATTATCTTTAGTTGACCAAAGATCACAAATATCTGTAATGCTTGAAAGCTCAAGAACTACAGGTATAATGGTAGGACAAAGCCCTAAATCCACTCAAACACATTTGCAGTATATAGATTTACAAATGGATGTTGAAGAAGGTGAAAGAGTTGTTACTAGCGGTATGGGCGGAGTATTTCCAAAAGGTATATTAGTAGGTACTATATTTAAAGTTGAAAAGAAAAATTACGGACTTTTCCATGATCTTTATGTTGAGCCTGCTGTCAATTTCTCTACTTTAGAAAATGTTTATGTTATAAAGAAAATTCCAGATCAGGAAATTATTATGCTTGCCAATGAAGAAGATACAGAAGCAAATGGAGATGCAGTAAAATGAAAAGAATAATAACTGTAATCATTACTACTCTGATTTTACTTCTTATACAATCATCTCCTGCTTATGATTTGATAAGAGTAGCACTTGGAGCTAAACCTGATTTACTTCTAATTTTTTTAACATTCATAGCATTCCGATATGGACCTTTTGACGGAATAATATACGGATTTATAATAGGACTTTTACAAGATATCGTATCAAGCGGTACATTCGGTTCTTATGCCATAATATTTCTTAATATTGGTTTCTTTGTAGGATTCTTTAACACAAGAATATTCATCAAGCAAATAGCAGCAGGAATATTCGTAACTTTAGTAGGTTATTTAATAAAAATTATTGCATTATTTTTAGTAACTTCTATATATTCAGATCTTTCAAATGTTGCTGTCTTAATAAGATCAGAACTTCTTGTAGGACTTCCTCTCACAGTTATATTATCCTCTCCTGCATTTATCTTATTTGAAAAAGTTGCTCCTCTAATATATGATAAGCAGAAAATACATGTTGATGACAGTACTAAGGAATATACAGAATAAAACATGGCAAACTCTGAAATTGAAATAAAAGCATATATAAGAGATTTTGACTCTGTTCTAAATTTTCTAAAAAGCAATGCAAAATTCAAAAAAAAATATTTCAAAAAAGATATTTACTATGCCAAAGAAGGAAGTATTAAAACAGGAAATATAAAAACAAGCGACTGCATAAGACTTAGAATAGAGCATGGAGGATATACTTTCTGCACAAAAGAAAGAACATTGATTGATGGTGTAGAAGTCAATGAAGAAATAGAAGTAAAAGTAAGTAAGAGAAAAGCAAAATTCATTATTAACTTTTTATCAAAACTGCAGAAATATAAAGAATATGTAAAAAAAGAAAAAAAAGGTTATGCTTTTATATATAAAAATGCTTTAGTAGAAATATCAAAAATAAAAAATTTAGATGACTTTATAGAAATAGAATTTTTAAACTCAGATGAAACTATAGAAAATCAAATACTTCAATTAAAATCTATATTAAATGAAATAGGTATTGAAGAAAAAGATATAGAAACCAAACCTTATATTGTTCTACTTTCAAAATAAAATATACAACAAAAAAACATAATATTTTTCAACATTTACACTCAATTTACATAAAAAATATTGAAAACTTCATTATTTTCAGTATAATAATGATATAAAACAATAATTTACTAAAAAATAAATAAAACATATTAGGTAAAAAATGAATAAAACACACTATAGTATACTTTTTATAATTTTATTATCAGCTTTATTATATAGTCAAAATACTAATGATAATTCATTAGAAAATAAAATGAATAAATACAAAGAAAAAGTAAGTGTACAATGGAAATATAATCCTCTTAGGATATATGAAACCGATAAATATTTTTCTCCATGGCTTGATCCGGATAACTATAATACAAGTTTTTGGTTCGGAGATGTTTTAAATGCAAATCATTTATATCCTAATAAAAATTTTAATGTAGATAATATCGTAATGTTTTTTAGTCCGAAATTGGCTGTAGATTTGGCACCAATTGCATTTAATATAAATGGAGATAAACATAGATTCAGAATAGGCGTAGGATATTTATTAAAATTATTCTTCAGCAGCTATAAAAAAGGAGAAGATCAATTATATGGTGCTACTTTTTTGTACGGAAATTATATGCAGGTAGAAGCTTATTTTGAATATATATTTGATAATAAATTGAAAGTGAGATTCGCTCCTTTAAGACATATATGTATTCATATGGGAGGAGATATACTTGGAGATGAAACATTATATGATAAAAGCAAGGAAGAATTCAGAGATGTTGGTTTTGAACAGATGCATTTATCAGCGAATTATAGATGGGGATGGTTTTCATTCTATGGAGGAACATCGTTTGCCATATCTAGCTTTGATATATCTAATTTAGTTAATTTATTTAATATTTATGGCGGTGCTGATGTAAGAATACCGTTATGGGGTGAAATAAGTTTAATTACGGGAATTCATCTAGGAGCATATTTAGATAGAATCAATTTAATAAATAGGACTGCTGGAAGAGGACAAGGATATCCTATTATTGGCAGATATGAAGAATGGACGCCTTCTATAGCTACTGGTGTAGGTTTTGAAGTATACAGATTTGTAATAGGCGTAAAATATGAATATGCAAGATCAAAACAATTATACGCTTATAAAAAAATGGAAAGCAGAATAGGTTTAGATGCTAGTTTATTCTTCTAATTATATTTTAATTAGAAATTAATTTATATAATAATTATTCAGCATATATACTTTATTTTATAATATTTACTTTTAATAAAAACAATATAAAATATATATATTATGAAACATATTTTTATTATACTATTATTAATAATATCTATATCAGAAATATCATACTCTTATGAATTAAGATTAAATTTTTCAAGAAGTTATATATATGATGATAAATTATATGTAGATGTTAAAACTTTTTATGAGGATCAAATTTATCAAAATATAAAAAAATATATAGATAATGGAATCGTAGTATTTATTAATTATAGAGTAGATTTAATAAAAAAGAATTTACTATTTGATGATAATATAAGAGAAATATATTTATACAGAAAATTATATTATGATTTTTTTACTAAGGAATATGTAGTTTTAAACTCAGAAACTATGAGAGAAATAAGAAATACAGACTTAGAAATTTTAATTAAAAATATTTATCAAATAAATAGAATAGAAGTAATAAATGTAAATAAACTAAATAAAAACAATAAGTATCTATTCAAAACTAGATTGTCAATACAATTTCAAAATGCATATCCATATTTATCAGTATTTTTCAATATAATAACCCCTATACAATATAGAATAAAATGGTTAAAATCTAATGAATTCAGTATTAAAGAGTTATATTATAATAACATGTAACTATTATTTATAAT is a genomic window containing:
- a CDS encoding chemotaxis protein CheX, which encodes MRLDYIRPFTDASNEILQNYIKDGIKIGDITLKGDFVNASGIIAIVALSNDIVGHFIIDMKLETAKKIVSIMNDREIKDIDKLSLSTLQELVNLIAGLAVTKLETDGYDVDISPPVIMKSKNLEVSISDSEFLHIKLDTSIGDFNILVAVESEKE
- a CDS encoding response regulator, with translation MSDINTKEADGINEFGKPYKVLIVDDSAFVVKQLQQIFVSEQYNVVGTAENGEEGVLMYKEYKPDLVTMDITMPKMDGITALTKIIEYDKNAKVVMVSALGKEDMVKKALLAGAKNYITKPLDRKKVLERIKMVLTKKQ
- a CDS encoding CheR family methyltransferase, whose amino-acid sequence is MNELKLTDKQFDLFKDFVYRESGICFNVINKIILESRIASSMKDRNLDVVEDYYKLVSSDKEELKKFLDNITTNLTKFFRNEPNFKLLKNYVLPKIMTYKKPGEQIRIWSAGCSTGEEPYSIAITCLETPGIKDKDIKIFASDLSLNSLVAAKEGRYEGHKVENVPKEYLNKYFDKLSSGEYSIKNDIKKLITFDYHNLRHRGSQSNMDVIFCRNVLIYFDNESVKLTVNRFYDILNEHGFLFIGHSESLFGLDTKFKFNNIDNSIVYTKN
- a CDS encoding bactofilin family protein; translated protein: MFSKRNDNTESNSIIGEGSFFKGEFTLNGTLRIDGCYEGEKLEVDNVFVGATGKVKSNIKAVSAVIEGIIIGNIEAKNRVMLMPTSRVLGEIRTPELIIQNGVILEGLCIVSQDPLTNPKETILELYNNGNTDNQN
- a CDS encoding tetratricopeptide repeat protein, which gives rise to MPYLYNVEKKISIHIIVITLIAAITVIGTAYLFTSNYIEKKRLKSIYNYMESEDYNNASFLFNDLYSKRPLNKNILITGIDLYYDILIRSDKKEIIVNASENIIRYANQLLLSFKFIKNKNIIHQRLAYSYQRLGQAYYIDSYNSYIDAINEGDNRTSTAIELSKICYEIGLFKDAVKYLENAIDRELRINTDKFINMELYYELANAYEGDKDYTKAIQILSSMDGKFNNNIILESKTYFKLGNLYYRQGLYKESEFFYKKALEIDEKNPDLYYSIGTLYLETKRRNEAVKMFREAIKIDNSYKPARDTLRRL
- a CDS encoding rod shape-determining protein — encoded protein: MFNWLYNMFSSDMGIDLGTANTLVYVKGEGIVLAEPSVVAIEKSTGNVIAVGNEAKQMLGKVPNSIAAIRPMRDGVIADFETVEKMIRYFINKVHNKRTLVKPRIAIGIPTGITEVERRAVRESCEQAGARTIFLIEQARAAAIGADMPINEPHGNMIIEIGGGTTEVAVLSLGSMVRSASIRVGGDELDDAIIKYMQRTHNLYIGEKTAEEIKINIGHAYKGDISKTMDIRGRDSVSGLPKTLTINSAEIKDAIADILIEILEAVKSVLNQTPPEISADIVERGIVMSGGTSLLPGFTDLISMETGVPVILAESPLTCVAIGCGKFIEETKNLKNYRRYS
- the mreC gene encoding rod shape-determining protein MreC, which codes for MKHKLLTLYILLNLVAGMLMVLNRSNFVFNLQSIYALGVYPIQSATKSVSRAFVYLYTSITDIFTLQSQVQILRDRIAELSGAALEYEQLSAENERLRGLLNEAPTDEYPLEYAEIVSKDPQNFYTTIVINKGSAHGIVVGMPVISYQNGYKGLVGKVVEVRRYNSRILSLVDQRSQISVMLESSRTTGIMVGQSPKSTQTHLQYIDLQMDVEEGERVVTSGMGGVFPKGILVGTIFKVEKKNYGLFHDLYVEPAVNFSTLENVYVIKKIPDQEIIMLANEEDTEANGDAVK
- the mreD gene encoding rod shape-determining protein MreD, producing MKRIITVIITTLILLLIQSSPAYDLIRVALGAKPDLLLIFLTFIAFRYGPFDGIIYGFIIGLLQDIVSSGTFGSYAIIFLNIGFFVGFFNTRIFIKQIAAGIFVTLVGYLIKIIALFLVTSIYSDLSNVAVLIRSELLVGLPLTVILSSPAFILFEKVAPLIYDKQKIHVDDSTKEYTE
- the cyaB gene encoding class IV adenylate cyclase — encoded protein: MANSEIEIKAYIRDFDSVLNFLKSNAKFKKKYFKKDIYYAKEGSIKTGNIKTSDCIRLRIEHGGYTFCTKERTLIDGVEVNEEIEVKVSKRKAKFIINFLSKLQKYKEYVKKEKKGYAFIYKNALVEISKIKNLDDFIEIEFLNSDETIENQILQLKSILNEIGIEEKDIETKPYIVLLSK
- a CDS encoding DUF4390 domain-containing protein, with amino-acid sequence MKHIFIILLLIISISEISYSYELRLNFSRSYIYDDKLYVDVKTFYEDQIYQNIKKYIDNGIVVFINYRVDLIKKNLLFDDNIREIYLYRKLYYDFFTKEYVVLNSETMREIRNTDLEILIKNIYQINRIEVINVNKLNKNNKYLFKTRLSIQFQNAYPYLSVFFNIITPIQYRIKWLKSNEFSIKELYYNNM